ggtccctcctgtcctcacgttggtccctcatgtcctcacgttggtccctcatgtcctcacgttcactggcttctttcctatactttgaaactgtttccttacactcattcagatgagctctgtcactgcggctggattccataatttcagaaaacatctcgtctcgcgttctcttcttacgacgccttatctgtgataaccttcgggatggaggagggaggcttgaggaatttgcagctgctgtagggaggggaaaaaagagagacttgtttaaaaagctacattttgcagaacaatgcttatactctttcacggtgaccaacactattcacattacatagcacatgtgatttctgtgcaaggtcgcattttgcctcttaatgctgagtgccggtggctttgctgctagagatcacaggtctgggcaacagaattcggcttgcatgcggccatggtaagccactgttttacagcttctgcgccctcctttcccacataccaggcatagcctgtagagtgctgcggtttttctgttaacattcagcagcagcagaaaacaaactaaccaccccccccctctcgccatgaattctctgggatgatcgctgtacccctcccccccaccgcgtgtctggtatcagggaagatccctgcaggcaccaaactaaccacccccccgccgccgcccccctcccgccatgaattctctgggatgatcacggtacccctccccccaccgcgtggctggtaacagggaagatccctgctagccaaacgcgaaaaactcagggccaatttcccatctgcgcttggctaactgcacggaaggatttattttccgccacaggcaaacagcccagtaggaacggccacctctgtccccttaattaagttcccgtatttcaaccaggttaccaggagtgatatcactctcctgaggattacacagcaagataaagaacggatgttgcttgaatgccagcaaacaccgggaccatacgctgccaggctttgtcaggcaatgataccagattacttgctgcaagcatggcgtggtcaagtgtcctatcatggaggagggaataaggatgcactgcccagaaaccttgtggcaaggcttttggagtacctccaggagagcttcatggagatgtccctggaggatttccgctccatccccagacacgttaacagacttttccagtagctgaactgaccgcgaatgcatcccaagtcctcagggcaaagtaatcattaaaaaccgtttgcttttaaaacaagttttatattttaaaaggtaaactcacctgaggtcccttccatggggtcagagtcttgggtactggcttgggaggcttgggagggtacttcagtcagggtgagaaaaagatcctggctgttggggagaacggagtgctgtgtgctctctgcaagctcatcctcatcctcatcctcatcctctcccccatcggcagaatcctcaggcgtcgctgatgagactatccccgacccagaatccacaatcacaggtggggtagtggtggcagccccccctagaattgcatgcagctcggcgtagaagcggcatatccgcggctctgacctggagcaaccgtt
This Chrysemys picta bellii isolate R12L10 chromosome 8, ASM1138683v2, whole genome shotgun sequence DNA region includes the following protein-coding sequences:
- the LOC135973234 gene encoding SRRM2 protein homolog rsr-2-like; amino-acid sequence: MQADNRKRAPAWTVREVLDLIAVWGEDSVLAELRSKRRNAKTFEKISKGMMERGHNRDSEQCRVKVKELRQAYQKTKEANGCSRSEPRICRFYAELHAILGGAATTTPPVIVDSGSGIVSSATPEDSADGGEDEDEDEDELAESTQHSVLPNSQDLFLTLTEVPSQASQASTQDSDPMEGTSAAANSSSLPPPSRRLSQIRRRKKRTRDEMFSEIMESSRSDRAHLNECKETVSKYRKEASEREDMRDQREDMRDQREDRRDQREERRDQREERRDARDERWRQEDQRRQDATLGLLREQTDMLRRLVELQERLLENRLPLQPLFHPPPSPCSVSSSPRRVRTWGGGGSVHLPIPSQ